One Streptomyces sp. NBC_00554 DNA segment encodes these proteins:
- the gabT gene encoding 4-aminobutyrate--2-oxoglutarate transaminase encodes MTALPQERRVVTAIPGPKSQELQARRLAAVAAGVGSVLPVFTTRAGGGIIEDVDGNRLIDFGSGIAVTSVGASAEAVVRRASAQLQDFTHTCFMVTPYEGYVAVAEALAELTPGDHAKKSALFNSGAEAVENAVKIARAYTKRQAVVVFDHGYHGRTNLTMALTAKNMPYKHGFGPFAPEVYRVPVAYGYRWLTGPENAGAEASAQAIDMINKQIGAENVAAIIIEPLLGEGGFIEPAKGFLPAISQFAKDNGIVFVADEIQSGFCRTGQWFACEDEGIVPDLITTAKGIAGGLPLAAVTGRAEIMDAAHAGGLGGTYGGNPVACAGALGAIETMKELDLNAKAKNIEAVMKARLGAMAEKFDIIGDIRGRGAMIAIELVKDRDTKEPNAEAAGALAKACHQEGLLVLTCGTYGNVLRFLPPLVIGEDLLSEGLDIIEQAFARI; translated from the coding sequence ATGACCGCACTTCCGCAGGAGCGCCGCGTCGTCACCGCCATCCCCGGCCCGAAGTCGCAGGAGCTGCAGGCCCGACGCCTCGCCGCGGTCGCGGCCGGTGTGGGCTCGGTGCTCCCCGTGTTCACCACGCGCGCCGGCGGCGGCATCATCGAGGACGTCGACGGGAACCGCCTGATCGACTTCGGCTCCGGCATCGCCGTGACCAGCGTCGGCGCCAGCGCCGAGGCCGTCGTACGCCGGGCCTCCGCCCAGCTCCAGGACTTCACCCACACCTGTTTCATGGTCACGCCGTACGAGGGGTACGTGGCCGTCGCCGAGGCGCTGGCCGAGCTCACGCCGGGTGACCACGCCAAGAAGTCCGCTCTGTTCAACAGCGGCGCCGAGGCCGTCGAGAACGCGGTCAAGATCGCCCGTGCGTACACCAAGCGGCAGGCCGTCGTCGTCTTCGACCACGGCTACCACGGCCGTACGAACCTCACGATGGCGCTGACCGCCAAGAACATGCCGTACAAGCACGGCTTCGGCCCGTTCGCCCCCGAGGTCTACCGCGTACCCGTGGCCTACGGCTACCGCTGGCTGACCGGCCCGGAGAACGCCGGTGCCGAGGCGTCCGCCCAGGCCATCGACATGATCAACAAGCAGATCGGTGCCGAGAACGTCGCCGCGATCATCATCGAGCCGCTGCTCGGCGAGGGCGGCTTCATCGAGCCCGCGAAGGGCTTCCTCCCGGCCATCAGCCAGTTCGCCAAGGACAACGGCATCGTCTTCGTCGCGGACGAGATCCAGTCCGGCTTCTGCCGGACCGGCCAGTGGTTCGCCTGCGAGGACGAGGGCATCGTCCCGGACCTGATCACCACCGCCAAGGGCATCGCGGGCGGTCTCCCGCTCGCCGCCGTCACCGGGCGCGCCGAGATCATGGACGCCGCGCACGCGGGCGGCCTGGGCGGCACCTACGGCGGCAACCCGGTTGCCTGCGCCGGCGCCCTCGGCGCGATCGAGACGATGAAGGAGCTCGACCTCAACGCCAAGGCGAAGAACATCGAGGCGGTCATGAAGGCCCGCCTCGGCGCGATGGCCGAGAAGTTCGACATCATCGGCGACATCCGGGGCCGCGGCGCCATGATCGCCATCGAGCTGGTCAAGGACCGCGACACCAAGGAGCCGAACGCCGAGGCGGCCGGCGCGCTCGCCAAGGCCTGCCACCAGGAGGGCCTGCTGGTCCTGACCTGTGGCACCTACGGCAACGTCCTCCGCTTCCTGCCCCCGCTGGTCATCGGTGAGGACCTCCTGAGCGAGGGCCTCGACATCATCGAGCAGGCCTTCGCCCGTATCTGA
- a CDS encoding ATP-binding protein, with protein MDSDGTRDARGTHANPVPRPAGPPDVPATPPRPARAPGMPPGPDGSGFLTWVRAPRPEAAPGVWRFGHRPRPDEEPEQIPARQLLSGAVIAFLCGWLIWSLLWNGYLGGWWVIPLDLFTPDSWRQSDDRVGNAFLWYGYYTLIALAIMFGVGRLGRWGEVWRRYGLPAWRRAAPVSERPPAPEEDPAQWNQLRAAGAADAADRLAAEARSGLMRDVDHARIDRAWQGVRSGRHSLATFTGAVLKDGSAACLHPSGDRDLPGRHALHDLVTGQVRLGTTADDARNPYAYRGTGLGLGPDLLGTSLLAVGPPGSGKTGGIVWPLAESLCLHALAGRAAVVVVGAAGAGLGAADAYDVVVRIGNAESVYDLDLYGGTTDPDEAAAVLAEALVGDLADPHPGGDSRRSTTVLAQLLGPFRAVHDRFPSVPELRQLLDGAPGPLGALRKALEDAGKESLLRELDARERQLGHPGDVGGVLADRVALLDRPAFAGFFDTSGQSRPFSLRALDHPVRVRIDLPARGHADASRILARLVLAQFTASVAVREDRSLFACLVLDDATGVVTPEAVRGIQRLRSGNAGAVLTLRTLDDVPRALRTPLLGAVGCRLALSGLTPWDGQDFAEVWGKEWIEARDVTDRQIIAETPAGKALHMVRRVITGHAPTARAVTVRQVERERWSASELAHGVPPGHAVLSLTSVRGEHAPPLLVDLRG; from the coding sequence ATGGACAGCGACGGGACGCGGGACGCGCGGGGTACGCACGCCAATCCTGTGCCGCGTCCGGCGGGGCCGCCGGACGTGCCGGCGACGCCACCGAGGCCCGCGCGGGCGCCGGGGATGCCGCCGGGGCCCGACGGGTCCGGCTTCCTGACGTGGGTCCGGGCGCCCAGGCCGGAGGCGGCGCCCGGGGTGTGGCGGTTCGGGCACCGGCCGCGGCCGGACGAGGAGCCGGAGCAGATTCCGGCGCGGCAGCTGCTGAGCGGCGCCGTGATCGCGTTTCTGTGCGGGTGGCTGATCTGGTCGCTGCTCTGGAACGGGTATCTGGGCGGCTGGTGGGTCATCCCGCTCGACCTGTTCACCCCTGATTCCTGGCGCCAGAGCGACGACCGCGTCGGGAACGCGTTCCTCTGGTACGGCTACTACACGCTGATCGCCCTCGCGATCATGTTCGGCGTCGGCCGGCTGGGCCGCTGGGGCGAGGTCTGGCGGCGCTACGGGCTGCCCGCGTGGCGCCGCGCCGCTCCTGTGAGCGAGCGGCCGCCCGCGCCCGAGGAAGACCCCGCCCAGTGGAACCAGCTCCGCGCCGCCGGTGCGGCCGACGCCGCCGACCGGCTCGCCGCCGAGGCCCGCTCCGGGCTGATGCGCGATGTCGACCACGCCCGGATCGACCGCGCCTGGCAGGGCGTACGCAGCGGGCGGCACAGTCTCGCCACCTTCACCGGAGCGGTCCTGAAGGACGGGTCCGCCGCCTGTCTGCATCCCTCCGGTGACCGCGACCTGCCAGGACGGCACGCGCTCCACGACCTCGTGACCGGACAGGTGCGGCTGGGCACGACCGCCGACGACGCGCGCAATCCGTACGCCTACCGCGGCACCGGTCTCGGCCTCGGCCCCGACCTCCTCGGCACCTCGCTGCTCGCCGTCGGTCCCCCCGGATCCGGCAAGACCGGTGGCATCGTGTGGCCGCTCGCCGAGTCGCTGTGCCTGCACGCGCTCGCCGGGCGGGCCGCCGTGGTCGTGGTCGGCGCCGCGGGTGCCGGGCTCGGGGCCGCCGACGCCTACGACGTCGTCGTACGGATCGGGAATGCCGAGTCCGTGTACGACCTCGACCTGTACGGCGGGACCACCGACCCCGACGAAGCCGCCGCCGTACTGGCGGAGGCGCTCGTCGGGGACCTGGCTGATCCGCATCCCGGGGGCGACAGCCGCCGGTCGACCACCGTCCTCGCCCAGCTCCTCGGACCCTTCCGGGCCGTCCACGACCGCTTCCCATCCGTGCCCGAGCTGCGGCAGCTCCTCGACGGTGCGCCCGGTCCGCTCGGGGCGTTGCGCAAGGCCCTCGAGGACGCGGGGAAGGAATCGCTGCTGCGTGAACTCGACGCGCGGGAGCGGCAGTTGGGTCACCCCGGTGATGTGGGAGGTGTGCTCGCGGACCGCGTCGCGCTGCTCGACCGGCCCGCGTTCGCGGGGTTCTTCGACACGTCGGGGCAGTCGCGGCCCTTCTCGCTGCGGGCGCTCGACCATCCCGTACGGGTGCGGATCGATCTGCCCGCGCGCGGGCACGCCGACGCCTCGCGGATCCTCGCGCGGCTGGTGCTCGCGCAGTTCACGGCGAGCGTCGCGGTACGGGAGGACCGGTCGTTGTTCGCCTGCCTGGTGCTCGACGATGCGACCGGCGTCGTCACACCCGAGGCCGTACGGGGGATTCAGCGGCTGCGGTCCGGCAACGCGGGCGCCGTGCTGACGCTTCGGACGCTCGACGACGTGCCGCGGGCGCTCAGGACCCCGCTCCTCGGCGCCGTCGGGTGCCGGCTGGCGCTCTCCGGGCTCACGCCCTGGGACGGGCAGGACTTCGCCGAGGTCTGGGGCAAGGAGTGGATCGAGGCGCGCGACGTCACCGACCGGCAGATCATCGCGGAGACTCCGGCGGGGAAGGCGCTGCACATGGTGCGGCGGGTGATCACCGGGCACGCGCCGACCGCCCGGGCCGTCACCGTCCGGCAGGTCGAGCGGGAGCGGTGGTCGGCGTCCGAGCTGGCGCACGGGGTGCCGCCGGGGCACGCGGTGCTGTCGCTCACGAGCGTGCGGGGCGAGCACGCGCCGCCGTTGCTCGTGGATCTACGAGGCTGA